CCAATCAATCTAGGTTTGCTACCGCAAGGTGTCAAGGAGTGATTTTTCCTCGTGTAACGTGTCAACGTGTCGCCAAGGATTGAGGATTGGAAATTACGCCACTTCGTGGACCAGTGCCATGTTATGGCCGCCCCTTTCCAGCCCCGTTCCCACGACGAGAATCAGACGGTCGCGGGCCGCCAGCAAGCCCGATTCGCAGCCCCAGCGGCTGACGAATTGTAGCAGTGCCGCGTGATCGCTTACCGGCGCGCCGGCCAGCGGCATCACGCCCCAATAAAGGCACATCTGCCGCAGCGTGCCGACATCGTCGCATACTCCGACCGTCGGCGTAAGGCAGCGTTGTTTCGACAGGGCCAATGCCGTCAGGCCGCTGCGACTGGCGACGACGATCAATTTCGCCTGGAGTGTCGCAGCCATGTGCGAAACGCCGCGTACCACGGCGTGGGTAATCGGGTGCAAGCCTTCCAGCGACGATGTGACTTCGGCCTCGCGCGCGGCGGCAAAGGCCGGCGACGATTCCGTTGCCTCGGCAATCCGTTGCATCATGGCGACCGCTTCCCTGGGATACTTGCCGATTGCGGTCTCGCCGCTGAGCATGCATGCGTCGGCACCGTCGAGGATGGCATTGGCGACATCTGTGGCTTCGGCTCGCGTTGGCCGACGCGACTGCTGCATCGAGTCGAGCATTTGGGTAGCGATCATCACCGGTTTTTGCCGCCGGTTGCAGAGCGCCACGATCTCTTTTTGAACCATTGGCACGCGGGCGACGTCGATTTCGACGCCCAGGTCGCCGCGGGCGACCATCACCGCGTCGGCGGCATCGACAATCGCTGGCAATTGATCGAGCGCTTCTTGCTTCTCGATCTTTGCCACCACTTTGGCGTTCGAATTCCACGACCGCAAGCGCTGTTTGAGCAACCGCACATCGTCGGCCGCGCGGACGAAGCTGAGGCTGACAAAGTCGATGCCACTGGTGGCCGCCCACTCGGCATGTTGCCAATCGGCATCGCTCATGGCCGCTACCCTGAGCTTTACGCCTGGCAGATTGATTCCTTGCCGGCCGCGGATCAATCCCGGCTGCACGACCCGGCAACGGGCCATCTGCGGATGGCGCTCTTCGACCCGCAAACTCACCGTGCCATCGGCGAGGATTACCGGATCGCCAATTTGCAATTCGTCGATGAGCCGCGGGTAGTTTGACGTCAACTGCCCAGGCGCTACGGCACATTCGCCCTGCACGAAGTCGATGCGCTGACCATCGAGCAACTCCAAAGCTCCTCCGGGCAATTGGCCAAGGCGAATTTTCGGACCCGCCAGATCGACCATCACCGCGACCGGCCGGCCCAATTGCGTGCTCGCTCGCCGAATTCGCGCGAGCGATTCGCTGTGCTCCGCCGCGTCGGCATGCGCCATGTTGAGCCGGAAAACATCGACCCCAGTTCCAATCAATTCCGCGAGCATGGCCTCGTCGCGGCAAGCTGGGCCGACCGTGGCGACAATCTTGGTGCGGGCGAATGGTTGCATAGCGAAGCTGGCAGGCGGCAGGTGGCGGAAATGCGAAGGTCGTCGAGCCCTGACGGGCAGTGACTGCCCAGATCATTTCTCATTTCCACTGAGATTCAAGATCCTCATTCCAATTTACGGTGGCGCATTTTCTAGCTTCACCCGTTAGGCAGCGCAATGTCAGTCGTTGCAACTGTTTCATGACGGGCGTGGCTCCGATTCAGCGGTCGTAGGGGTTTTGTCGATCAGCAAACTTGGCAATTGATGTGGCGGCACGACGACTCCGCAACTGATGACAAATTGCAGGGCTTGATCGATGGTCATCTTGACGTCGTAGGTCTTGCTCTTGGGAACCATCACTGTTTTCACGGTAAAGATGGCCGGCGAAGTGGGCAAAACAATGGAGACACAGGGTTCGTTGGCCGCGGCGCTGACATCGAGCATCCCTTCACCAGTCACCAGCCCGATGCTCCACAGTCCCTTGCGCGGATATTCGATGACCACGACTCGCTTGAATTCCACATGCGTCTGTTCGCCGAAAACGAAATCGGTCACTTGCTTCACCGAGCCGTAGACCTTGCGCACCATCGGCAAACGCAAAATGCCCCAATCGAACAACCGGCCGATCTCGCCGGCCAGGAATTTTCCCAGAAAGTAGAGCACCAACACAAAGAGGCCCAGGAAGGCGGGAACCACATATTGCGGCTTCAAGAACCGCGATTCGACATAGCGGCGATACACTTCGGCGCCGTTGGCGGGCAGCGGCAGGCTAGGGACGTATTCGCGAAGCCAAGCGACGACGTCGCGGGGAACGTACTGGCCGCTGGCCAGTCGCACGTAGGGGTGGCCATCGATCGTAATCGTGATTTTGGTAGGGTCTTCACCGCGCGGCAGGCTGCGTACGTCGCCGATCGTCCAGGCGAGAGTCTCCCGCGCGGCAGCTTGGATCGGCGCTAGCAGGTAGGCATCGATCGTGGTGGCAGCCCAGAGCAATATCACAATCGTCAGAATCGGCGGCAGCAGCAACGTCAGTCCGCGCAGCACTGCACCGCGAAATTTTCGCGGCTTGCGAAGGATGTGGCGTGGAGCGTGCGGGTCCGCCATGAACGGGCGTCGGGTGAACGGATAAAGGATGGGATGGTTGCATTCAGTTTACAGGACATCGTCTCCCACCGCACGGGCGAATACTGCGACGACGACAGAGGCCGCGCCGGCTGCGAGTAATGCTTTGGATGCAGCGTTGCATGTTGCACCCGTCGTGAGCACATCATCCACGAGCAACACCCGGCGGCCTGCGATCTGTTTCGCGCGGCGAACGCGGAAAGAATTACGCTGGTTCACGCGGCGCTCGCGCAGGGTCGATTCCGATTGTCGGCGGGTGTACTTGGATCGATAGAGCGCACCGGCTGCAAAAGGCAACTGAAGATTCCGCGCCAGCGCGGCGGCCATCAATTCGGGGCCGTTGGTCCCGCGCCGCAATCGCCGGCGCCAATGCATCGCAACGGGCACGACAATTTCCGCATTCAGTTCGCCGAGCGACCCCCTGCGCCGCTCCAGGAGCAATTGGGTAAGCGATTGCGCTAAGATCTCGCCCGACCGATGCTTTGTTTCCAAAATCGCCCTGCGCAAGTCGAGGCGATAGTTACCGAGCGCTACCACGCGGTGAAAGCGAAATTGGCTCGCGCGGCAATGAATGCAATCTTCGCCGACTTCCGGCAGATAGGCAATTGCCGCGCTGCACCGTTGGCAGCGATGCTCAAGAGGCGGAGCAAGTTTCGCGCGGCAGTCATGGCACAAGGCGATTGTGTCGGAGGCCGAGTGAATATCGCCCCGGCACCAAGCGCACCGCGGTGGATAGATCAGATCGGCGAGCTGGCCGCAAACCTCAGGCGTGGCGCGGCAGAGGAGCATCCTGAGCGCATGGGCCGGTCGAATGATCTGATCGAGGCGTTGCATGATTCCTGCCATCCGTCGAACGCCATCTGGCTCCGCGAGTCGTTCGCGGCGCTATCATATCGGTTTGCCAAAGTGGGTTGAAGCTGCTGCTGGTTCTCTATTCCTCGATTTTTTAAGAACGGCGGTTTTCGGCTATTGCTCTCGGTTAGCGGAGCCTGCGACAAACCAATCGCCCTTTGATACGCTCGTTGAGAGGGATTAGAATTCGTGGTTTTACCGAACGCTCCTGGACTTTAGCAATGGACCATCATGCCTCGTTATAACCCTGCCGTGATCGAGCCGAAGTGGCAGCAGTATTGGGAGCAACACCGCACGTTTGCCACGCCGCGGATGCCCACGGGCGAGAAGATGTATGTGCTCGACATGTTTCCGTACCCGAGCGGCGATGGACTGCACGTGGGGCATCCTGAGGGTTATACGGCCACCGATATTGTCTGCCGGTTTGCGCGGATGCAGGGGAAGTCAGTGATGCATCCGATGGGGTTCGACGCGTTTGGGTTGCCGGCCGAAGAGGCGGCGATCAAGAAGGGAATCCCCCCACGGGAATCGACAGAGAAGAACATTGCGAACTTTCGGCGGCAACTGAAGATGCTTGGCTTCAGCTACGATTGGGAGCGCGAGCTGGCGACGACCGACCCCGGCTATTTCAAATGGACGCAGCGGATTTTTCTGGTGCTGTTCGATACGTGGTTCGATGCCGCCGAGCAGCGCGGCCGGCCGATGGGTGAACTGCCGATTCCGGCGGAAGTGCGCGCGGCCGGAGAGAACGTAGTGCGACAGTATCAAGATTCGCACCGGCTGGCGTATCAGCACGAAGCGCCGGTGAATTGGTGCCCTGCGCTGGGGACGGTGCTGGCGAATGAGGAAGTGGTCGGTGGCGTGAGCGAGCGCGGCGGACATCCAGTGGTGCGAATTCCGCTGCGACAGTGGATGCTGCGGATTACGGCATATGCGGATCGATTGGAAAAGGATCTGACGCTCGTCGATTGGCCGGCGAGCATTAAGAAGCTGCAATGTGATTGGATTGGGCGGAGCACAGGGGCGGAAGTCGATTTCTACATCGGCCCGGCGATCCGCGACCGTAAGGGAGCAGAGGATGAATTTGCCGCGTGGAAGAACGACCGCGCTAAAACGGGATTTCCAGCAACGCCCGCGGATGACGTGCTGCGCATCTATACGACGCGCCCAGATACGCTCTTCGGCGCAACCTACATGGTGATCGCACCAGAGCACCCGTTCGTCGAGCGGCTTACGATGCCAGAGCAATCATCAGCCGTTAAGGCATATTGCGAACAAGCGGCGCGGAAGAGTGATCTCGATCGCACGGAACTCGCAAAAACAAAGTCCGGCGTATTTACCGGAGCCCACGCGATCAATCCGGTCAACGGCGAGGCGATTCCTATTTGGATTGCTGATTACGTGCTCATTAGTTACGGCACAGGAGCGATCATGGCCGTGCCCGCGCACGATGAGCGCGATTTTGAATTTGCAAAGGCATTTAAGTTGCCAATTGTTCCGGTGGTTGATGGCGGAAGCGATGCGCAAGAAGCGTTTGTGGCAGACGGCGTCGCGATGAATAGCGGTGAATACAACGGCTTAACGACGCCGGAGTTCAAGCGAAAGATCGCGGCCGATCTTACGACCAACGGCCTCGGCCGCGCTGCCGTCAATTACAAACTCCGCGATTGGCTGTTCAGCCGCCAGCGATTTTGGGGCGAGCCGTTTCCGATTTTGCATGAACTCGACGAGCGCGGCGAGCCAACAGGGATGCTGCGCACGGTGCCGGTCGAGCAACTGCCGGTGAATCTGCCGGAGCTGGCCGATTTCAAGCCGCTGGGCGAGCCGAAGCCGCCGCTCAACAAAGCCCCGCACCATTGGCTCTATGTGACGATCGATGGCAAAAAGTACAAGCGCGAAACGAACACGATGCCGCAGTGGGCTGGGTCGTGTTGGTATTATTTGAGATTTCTCGACAATCAGACTGACCAAGCACTGGTTGATCCGGCGATTGAAAAGGCTTGGATGCCCGTCGATCTTTACATCGGCGGGGCGGAACATGCTGTGCTGCATCTGCTCTATTCGCGGTTCTGGCACAAGGTGCTGTTCGACCGCGGCGATGTGTCGATGCCCGAACCGTTCATGAAGCTGGTGAATCAGGGGATGATTCTGGGCGAGATGGAATTCACCGGCTATCGGAAAGCCGAAGGGGGCTGGCTGAGCGCCGGTGACGTGAAGCTGAACGACGAGAACAAGCCGGTCGATAAAAAGACCGGCCAATTGGCAACTGCGGTGCGCGTGCAGGCTGAAACGGTCGAAAAGCACGGGGAATCGTTTGTGCTCTCGGCCGACCCGAGAATTCGCGTCGATAGCCGTGCCTACAAAATGTCGAAGGCGCGCGGCAACGTCGTGAACCCAGATCATGTGGTGAAGGAGTATGGCGCCGATGCGCTTCGACTGTATGAAATGTTCATGGGTCCACTCGAAGCCACCAAGCCTTGGAGCATGACTGGTGTGAACGGCGTTCGCGGGTTCCTCGACCGCGTGTGGCGGCTGATCGTGGCCGAGCGGGCCGAACAGGTTGAGCTAAATCCGTTGGTGCAAAATCTTCCGCCGACCGACGAACAAAATCGCGTGCTGCATAAGACCATTGCTGCGGTAACCGCCGATATCGGGCGGCTCGATTTCAATACGGCGATCGCCCGCATGATGGAGTTCACGAACTATTTCACCAAGCAGGAAATCCGTCCGCGCGAGGCGATGGAAAAACTCGTGCTGCTGCTCGCGCCCTTTGCCCCGCATCTTGCGGAAGAATTGTGGCAACTTCTCGGTCACCAAAAAACGCTAGCCTACGAGTCCTGGCCAAAGACCGACGAACGCTGGCTGCACGAAGACACGATTGAAGTCCCCGTGCAGGTCAACGGTAAGCTGCGAGGTAAAGTGAACGTACCGGCGGAAAGCAATCAAGCCGCGCTCGAAGCCGCGGCCCGAGCGGATGGAAAAATCGCCGAGCAACTGGCAGGGAAGTCGGTGGTGAAAACGATCGTGGTGCCAGGTCGGCTGGTAAATTTTGTAGTGAAGTAATGACTCAAACTGTAAACGCGTGCCTGCTAGCAGTGTAAGCAACCCTTCGCGGGGAGCTTTGGGCCGACCTGCTCACCCATCTGGAGCGCAAGACGGAATCTTGCACTACCATCCGCAAAATTAAGGAGTTAGCCCGATTTGACTATCATGCACGTCTGGATCAGGGTTTTAGAAGCAGGCTGAGGTGTACCCCCAAAACTGGACAGTTCAATAAGACAGGCATATCACCCGTTAGCAGGGTATTGAATTGGAGGTTGAGCAGTGACCAGGAAGCGGCGGGTATTTGGTGGCGCCTTCAAGGCGAAGCTGGCCATGATGTTCAAGCTCGCCCAGGCTGCTCAGAAGCGATGGCGACGGCTCAACGGACACGAACACATCGTTCATTTACTCAACGGAAAAACGTTCATCGACGGAATCATGCAGGACGCCGCCTGAAATACTCTCAGAACACAACGATTGACAATAACTCTGTCGAACGTCTCGTGGGCCACCAATTCGCCCCAAATCTGCGCCGGTTCCTCCACCTGCTTCCGCTTCCGCTCGATCCGCTGTTCGTGTGTCATCTCGCGTCCCTCTTTGGACTTACAGTCATCTCGTTTCCGAATATTCCCGCATCCTATACCAACAAACGACACCACAAAGAACAGCTATCTACGTCCCTGGCCACACACTTTGCATCGCCTGCCTTGCCAAACGCCTGCCTTGCCAAACGCCTGCCTTGCCAAACGCCTGCCTTGCCAAACGCCTGCCTTGCCAAACATTGATAACTACTTTATATTGAGCGGTTTACGACGACATCGCCTTACGAACGAGCCGGCCAGAATTCCCATACGGGCAAACGATTTAATTGTTATGACTCTCGATAAAAGCCTGCAGATTCGCCGTGGAAGTGTGAAAGCGAAGAGCGTGCTCAGTCGCGCCGACCGCATCACGAAGCTCAAAGAGTCAGAGCGCTGGAATGAATTGTCCAGCGCACTCGGCCTGCCAAAGGTGCGGGTCTACAAACTGACGATGAAGAAGAAAAAGAAAAAGAAGGAAGAAGAAGGCGCTGAAGGATCCGCGGGCGCTGCTGCTCCGGCCGCAGGCGCTGCTGCTCCGGCGGCCAAGGCCGGTACTCCTGCCGCCAAGGGTGGTGCCACTTCCAAAGGCGCTGCGAAGAAGTGATCGCCGCACGCTAGATTTTCTTGCTCAGTCTTTCGGCCAGTCGCGTGAGCCCTTTGCTAATATCGTGCGGAGCAATCCGCACTTGCAACAAGCTCGGGCCTGAAAGGTCGGCCCACGCGGCGTTGAGCGCTTCGTCGAGTTCTCCCTCGGTTTGCACGTAATACCCCTTTCCACCGCCCAGCACATCAGGTAGTCGGTGATAGGCCCACGCCTGTACATCGTTGAAATTGCAATTGGGGTGCAAAAATCGCTCGGTGCCGAAGCCGCCGTTGTCGAGCAGGACGATGATCGTCGGCAGCTTGTGCCGCACCAGCGTCGAGAGTTCCATGCCGGTCATTTGGAATGCCCCGTCGCCGACGATCACAATCGGCCGGCAACTCGGCTGCGCCATGTGTACACCCACGGCCGCCGGCACCGAAAAACCCATGGAAGTGTAATAAGCTGGCGAAATAAAATCGGCGCGCTGCGGGACGACGAGTTCTGTGGCGGCAAATAGCGAGTCGCCGATGTCGGCAATCACCACGGTCTCATCATTCAGCATCTCGTTGATTCGCGCCGTCAGCCGAGCCATCGAGACGGGGGCATCGCGATGTACCGCAAATTTTTCGCCGCTGGCCTTCGGTCGCGACGGCAGCGTTCGCTGCGGCGGGGTCGGCCTGCGTTCGGCGAGCGCACGAATAAAGTCGCCGAGTTGTACGCCATGAAAATGATGATGCCGGATTCGCAACTGCTCGCTGGTGGCGTAGATGCACTTGGCCGGATCGAGATTCGCCGTGTAAATGCCGAGGTTGATGTCGGTCATAAACGTGCCCAGTAGGATCACGCAATCGCTCTGTTCGACAAATTGGGTGACTTCATCTCGACCCATTGCTCCTTCGTATAATCCCACATAGAGCGGATGAATTTCGCTGACGACGCTCTTGCCGAGCATTGTCGCGGCGATCGCAATCTTCGAATTTTCTGCCAGCGCCAGCACGTCGTCTTGCAGGCCGAAGCGGTGAATCTCAACGCCGGCGATGATGACCGACTTTTGACTGCTGGAAATCCAATGGGCGGCCTCTTCCACGGCTTCCTGTAATGCATCGTGGTCGCTGTCGTTTTTGTTACAGCGATACTCGTGCGGAACTTCCGGCACAAGATTGACTTGATCGCGCGGAAGTTCGATATACACCGGCCGCTTTTGCCGTGCGGCCGCATCGAGCGCACGGTCGATTTCGCGAAACGCCTCTCTCGGATCGCTGAGATCGGCGCAGGCCACGCACAACTTTTCGAAGACTTCAAATTGCGTGTTGAAATTCCGCACTTTGTGGTGCAAGAGTGGGTTGTTGATTCGCTCGCCCAACCCTGGCGCTCCGCTGATCACAACCACCGGTGATTTCTCGGCATAGGCACCGGCAATCGAATTACAAAGACTGAGTCCACCGACGCAATAGGTCACGCAGACTGCGCCCATGCCATTCACGCGCGCATAAGCGTCGGCGGCAAATCCGGCGCAGTCCTCGCGCGTGCAATTCACCACGTCGATCGGGCTTTCGTCGAGCTGCTTGTAGAAGTTCAATACATAGTCGCCCGGAATGCCGAACACGTGCCGCACTCCGTAATCTTGCAATCGGCGAATCAGGTATTCGCCGATCGACATCCCAGTGATCGAACGAGTTCGCTCGTGGGCTACCGAAGTTTCGGCAGCCGCGATTGATTTCAAGCTAGTCGTCATTTAAGCCTCTGCCTCGGTTCAGAAACCAATTGATTAAGCACGATCGTGCGGTCCCTGTTGTTTTCGCATCAAGAGCAACATCCACCAAAATGCCAAGAAAAACGATACGCAGCCGAAGATCACCAGGCCGCGACCTGCGCCACCGCGTAAGTTGACGCCCCCCAAGAACGAGCCGATTGCCAAAAACCCACCCCAAACGAGAATTGCAATTGTTAGACCGATCAACAGGCGGCGCTGAATTCTACGGGCGGCGTCATCGTTCGTTGGTTCTTGGGACATTCGCATCTCCATGAATGGTTAAACAATATGAATGGTTAAACAATTCGGCTCCGTCGGCAAGATGAAATCGAGCTTGCAAGCCACCGGCCATCGCGCGCCATCATTGTGACAAATTGGCTTGCAGTCATAAACGCTACACTTGGCTATCTCGTGGATCGAAAGCTGGCTTCAACTTAAAGCTATAAGCTATTTCTGGGTATTGGCTTATGAACTAAGCCGAAGATTTGGCATGGGAACTGCATTGCAAGTAAGTCAGATTCGACATGAAGTCGGAGCTATGGCAAATCAATGGATTATTCTTCGACCCAGGGAGACAAACCCATGAAACGGCTCTTTTTGGCTGCGGTTGCAGTGGTGGCTATCGGAATGGCCGCAAGTTCGGCACAGGCAGGCGGATGGGGGCACCATCACGGATGCGGCCCACACGGCCACGGCGGTTACGGCCGTGCGTATTACAACTACTACCGACCACCCGTGTTTTATTACCCGTACGCCTATCCAGGCGGCGCGATCTATTCGCAGCCCTATTCCGCATATTGGCCGCAGAACTCGTTTTACTATCGAGGATCCAACTTTGGCATGGGGTTTCGCTGGTAATTCGGTGAAGTTTCCTGCCAAGCCAACAGCATTCGCGCGTCGCGCCCCGTGCGACCGATTACAGGCTCTGATGGCTGCCCCATGAGGCGTGCAACGGCATCGCACGCCGCGGCGCGCGACAATTGTTGGGCAACTGGCATGCCCAACGCCGTTGCTTACTGTCGCCGCCAGAGGCTGACATCGTTACGCCTTCACCGCTCGCAAATGTCCGGCGCTCGATTGAAAATAGCGATGGCGTCGAATTGCGGCTCGCTCAGCCACTTCAGCCTGCTGGCGTTTTAAATCTTCGACGTTAGCCGTGCAGTAGCGGCAGCCGATTTCCACTAGGTGAAACGTGATGTAGTCCGATTCCTCATCGGAAAGCACACCGAGCAAATGGCTGCCAAGCTGCTCTCGCGAGGGGCAGCTTAATCGGTGGCGACGCCAAATTTCTCCCAGCGAGTGGACGCCAGCATCGCGCCGTGCGGAAAGTTCTGCAAGTTGTTCAATCAAGCCAGCATCGCCGCGCAAGGCCATCTCGATCGCGGCCATTGCGTCAACCGGCAGCGCCTCGTCGAGATACGCACTGAGTTCGCTGGTCGAGTATTTCATGCCCCACCACTGTTTAATTCTGGAAATATATCCGGCGACAGATCTTGCCGCGCCAGCAGCGCATTCATCCGCGCGATGAAGTCGAATTTCTGATTGGCGACCTGCTGTTCGGATATGCCGAGCCGATCAGCGACGTCTTTATTTGCCCGCCCGCGGACAAACAGCAATTCGACGCATTGTATTTTCCACCACTCACCGCGAGTGCGCCAGCGATTGACGTGCTCCCGCATCGCCGCGGCCAATGCCGTCGACTCCAACGCTCGCCGCTCGCCGCTGCGGCAAATGGCGCTAGCTGTCCGCTCATTTGCCGGCAGATTCCACTCGCCACCGGATGATTTTCCTACCGATAGCGGCAACGTCGGTCGCCGCCCTTCACGGCGCATGTGATCGGTCATCTTATGCGCGGCAATCGAAAACAGGTAGCTTTCCAGCGATTGAGTGGAATCGAAATTGGGCAGGCTCGTGAGGAATCCAATGAATGTTTCCTGGACAATGTCTTCCGCCGAATCGCGACGCTTGAGCCGGCTTTCGACGAACGCCAATAATCGTCCTTCGTAGCGCGCAATCAATTCGTTCCAAGCCGCTTCATCGGTGGCGCGAATTCGATCGATTAGCAACAGATCGGCCGACATTGTCTGCCTACGACGACTGGCGATAGCCCAGAATTTTCGGAATCGGGAGTAACGATCACTCTCCCACCGCGATGGAATAAACTTCGAGTGGACGTCTAGCCTGACAGCAGCCGCTTGACGAAGCGCGGATGACTTTTGGTAAAAAACGAAAAGGAACCCCGGACAAATCGCCCCGGCACGGCTTCTACCTCTTTAAGATTCTCCGCATAAAGTCAATCCGTCGCAAGTGGGCGAAACCGAGCATCGTGTGGACTTGGACGACGGTAAATCTCGCACCTTGGTTACTGCCCGAACGAACCTA
Above is a genomic segment from Pirellulales bacterium containing:
- a CDS encoding leucine--tRNA ligase: MPRYNPAVIEPKWQQYWEQHRTFATPRMPTGEKMYVLDMFPYPSGDGLHVGHPEGYTATDIVCRFARMQGKSVMHPMGFDAFGLPAEEAAIKKGIPPRESTEKNIANFRRQLKMLGFSYDWERELATTDPGYFKWTQRIFLVLFDTWFDAAEQRGRPMGELPIPAEVRAAGENVVRQYQDSHRLAYQHEAPVNWCPALGTVLANEEVVGGVSERGGHPVVRIPLRQWMLRITAYADRLEKDLTLVDWPASIKKLQCDWIGRSTGAEVDFYIGPAIRDRKGAEDEFAAWKNDRAKTGFPATPADDVLRIYTTRPDTLFGATYMVIAPEHPFVERLTMPEQSSAVKAYCEQAARKSDLDRTELAKTKSGVFTGAHAINPVNGEAIPIWIADYVLISYGTGAIMAVPAHDERDFEFAKAFKLPIVPVVDGGSDAQEAFVADGVAMNSGEYNGLTTPEFKRKIAADLTTNGLGRAAVNYKLRDWLFSRQRFWGEPFPILHELDERGEPTGMLRTVPVEQLPVNLPELADFKPLGEPKPPLNKAPHHWLYVTIDGKKYKRETNTMPQWAGSCWYYLRFLDNQTDQALVDPAIEKAWMPVDLYIGGAEHAVLHLLYSRFWHKVLFDRGDVSMPEPFMKLVNQGMILGEMEFTGYRKAEGGWLSAGDVKLNDENKPVDKKTGQLATAVRVQAETVEKHGESFVLSADPRIRVDSRAYKMSKARGNVVNPDHVVKEYGADALRLYEMFMGPLEATKPWSMTGVNGVRGFLDRVWRLIVAERAEQVELNPLVQNLPPTDEQNRVLHKTIAAVTADIGRLDFNTAIARMMEFTNYFTKQEIRPREAMEKLVLLLAPFAPHLAEELWQLLGHQKTLAYESWPKTDERWLHEDTIEVPVQVNGKLRGKVNVPAESNQAALEAAARADGKIAEQLAGKSVVKTIVVPGRLVNFVVK
- a CDS encoding ComF family protein, producing the protein MQRLDQIIRPAHALRMLLCRATPEVCGQLADLIYPPRCAWCRGDIHSASDTIALCHDCRAKLAPPLEHRCQRCSAAIAYLPEVGEDCIHCRASQFRFHRVVALGNYRLDLRRAILETKHRSGEILAQSLTQLLLERRRGSLGELNAEIVVPVAMHWRRRLRRGTNGPELMAAALARNLQLPFAAGALYRSKYTRRQSESTLRERRVNQRNSFRVRRAKQIAGRRVLLVDDVLTTGATCNAASKALLAAGAASVVVAVFARAVGDDVL
- a CDS encoding RNA polymerase sigma factor — encoded protein: MSADLLLIDRIRATDEAAWNELIARYEGRLLAFVESRLKRRDSAEDIVQETFIGFLTSLPNFDSTQSLESYLFSIAAHKMTDHMRREGRRPTLPLSVGKSSGGEWNLPANERTASAICRSGERRALESTALAAAMREHVNRWRTRGEWWKIQCVELLFVRGRANKDVADRLGISEQQVANQKFDFIARMNALLARQDLSPDIFPELNSGGA
- a CDS encoding DUF502 domain-containing protein is translated as MADPHAPRHILRKPRKFRGAVLRGLTLLLPPILTIVILLWAATTIDAYLLAPIQAAARETLAWTIGDVRSLPRGEDPTKITITIDGHPYVRLASGQYVPRDVVAWLREYVPSLPLPANGAEVYRRYVESRFLKPQYVVPAFLGLFVLVLYFLGKFLAGEIGRLFDWGILRLPMVRKVYGSVKQVTDFVFGEQTHVEFKRVVVIEYPRKGLWSIGLVTGEGMLDVSAAANEPCVSIVLPTSPAIFTVKTVMVPKSKTYDVKMTIDQALQFVISCGVVVPPHQLPSLLIDKTPTTAESEPRPS
- a CDS encoding alpha-keto acid decarboxylase family protein encodes the protein MSIGEYLIRRLQDYGVRHVFGIPGDYVLNFYKQLDESPIDVVNCTREDCAGFAADAYARVNGMGAVCVTYCVGGLSLCNSIAGAYAEKSPVVVISGAPGLGERINNPLLHHKVRNFNTQFEVFEKLCVACADLSDPREAFREIDRALDAAARQKRPVYIELPRDQVNLVPEVPHEYRCNKNDSDHDALQEAVEEAAHWISSSQKSVIIAGVEIHRFGLQDDVLALAENSKIAIAATMLGKSVVSEIHPLYVGLYEGAMGRDEVTQFVEQSDCVILLGTFMTDINLGIYTANLDPAKCIYATSEQLRIRHHHFHGVQLGDFIRALAERRPTPPQRTLPSRPKASGEKFAVHRDAPVSMARLTARINEMLNDETVVIADIGDSLFAATELVVPQRADFISPAYYTSMGFSVPAAVGVHMAQPSCRPIVIVGDGAFQMTGMELSTLVRHKLPTIIVLLDNGGFGTERFLHPNCNFNDVQAWAYHRLPDVLGGGKGYYVQTEGELDEALNAAWADLSGPSLLQVRIAPHDISKGLTRLAERLSKKI
- the pyk gene encoding pyruvate kinase → MQPFARTKIVATVGPACRDEAMLAELIGTGVDVFRLNMAHADAAEHSESLARIRRASTQLGRPVAVMVDLAGPKIRLGQLPGGALELLDGQRIDFVQGECAVAPGQLTSNYPRLIDELQIGDPVILADGTVSLRVEERHPQMARCRVVQPGLIRGRQGINLPGVKLRVAAMSDADWQHAEWAATSGIDFVSLSFVRAADDVRLLKQRLRSWNSNAKVVAKIEKQEALDQLPAIVDAADAVMVARGDLGVEIDVARVPMVQKEIVALCNRRQKPVMIATQMLDSMQQSRRPTRAEATDVANAILDGADACMLSGETAIGKYPREAVAMMQRIAEATESSPAFAAAREAEVTSSLEGLHPITHAVVRGVSHMAATLQAKLIVVASRSGLTALALSKQRCLTPTVGVCDDVGTLRQMCLYWGVMPLAGAPVSDHAALLQFVSRWGCESGLLAARDRLILVVGTGLERGGHNMALVHEVA
- a CDS encoding small basic protein, with the protein product MTLDKSLQIRRGSVKAKSVLSRADRITKLKESERWNELSSALGLPKVRVYKLTMKKKKKKKEEEGAEGSAGAAAPAAGAAAPAAKAGTPAAKGGATSKGAAKK